The Rickettsiales bacterium genomic sequence ATAAAACATCAATTTTTATATTTGGATTTGCCTCAATTTTTTTATCAATATTATCATCATTTGGAATTGGGCTTGTCTCGGAAATTTCAATAAAATCGCCAGTTTTTACTTTTTCAGAGATATTATCACAGATTTTTCCATTCAGCTTTAACTGCGAGTTTTTTATAATTTTTTGAACTAGTGTTCTTGAAATTCTTGGGTTTATAAGGCTAATTGCCTTATCTAGCCTTAATCCGTTGTGAATTTCTTCTATGTTAAATTGATTTTGCATTTATATTGCTACACTTAAAAATCTAATCTATATAATCATTTCAAAACAAAAAATAAGCGATGTTTTCAAGTTTATTAAAATCTATTTTTGGCACTTCTAATGAAAGATATTTGAAATCTTTATCAAATATCGTTGAGAAAATAAACTCTTTTGAAGTGGATTTGCAAATTCTTTCTGATGAGCAACTAGCCAATAAAACCATTTACTTCAAGGAAAAACTAGCCGATGGGCAAACCCTTGATGATATTCTGCCAGAGGCCTTTGCGGTTGTTCGTGAAACTTCAAAAAGGGTTTTGGGGCAAAGGCATTATGATGTTCAGCTTATCGGTGGCATAGTTTTACATCAAGGAAAAATCGCAGAAATGCGAACTGGTGAAGGCAAAACCTTAGTTGCAACTCTTGCAACTTATTTGAATGCACTCTCAGGAAAGGGCGTTCACATTGTAACCGTCAATGATTATCTTGCAAAAAGAGATGCGGAATGGATGGGGAAAATCTATAAATTCCTTCAGCTTTCAGTGGGTGTTATAGTTCACGGCCAAACCGATGATGAGAAAAGGGAAGCCTACGCTTGCGATATAACTTACGGCACTAATAACGAATATGGCTTTGATTATCTGCGTGATAATATGAAATTTTCTTTAGAGGAAATGACGCAACGCCCCTTTAATTTCGCCATAGTTGATGAGGTGGATAGTATTTTGATTGATGAAGCTAGAACTCCTCTAATCATCTCAGGGCCTGTGGAAGATAGAAGTGATTTATATCAAAAAATAAATAAATATATTCCAAAACTTGATGAAAAAGATTTTGAAAAAGATGAAAAAAATCACTCAATAGTTTTAACCGAAGAAGGAAATAATAAATTAGAAATTTTATTCCGTGAAGATGGAATTATCAGGGAAGCCTCTACCCTTTATGATGTTGAAAATTTAAGCGTTGTTCATCACGCAAACCAAGCCTTGAAGGCTCATAAATTATTCACTCGTGATAAAGATTATTTAGTTAAAGAAGGCAAAATTTTAATCATAGATGAATTTACTGGCAGGGTGCTTGAAGGCAGAAGATATTCTGATGGTTTGCATCAAGCGATTGAAGCAAAAGAAGGGGTAAAAATTCAAAGCGAAAACCAAACGCTTGCCTCAATAACTTTCCAAAATTATTTCAGGTTATATCCAAAACTTAGCGGTATGACAGGCACTGCAAGCACTGAAGCGGCTGAGTTTCAAGATATTTATAATCTTGAAGTGATTGAAATTCCAACCAATAAAGCCGTTGCAAGAATTGATGATGAAGATCATATTTATCGCACGGAGATTGAAAAATTTGAAGCAATTACAAAATTAATCATTGAGTGTAATCAAAAGAATCAGCCTGTTTTAGCGGGAACCGCAAGCGTTGAAAAATCAGAGCTTCTTTCAAAGCATCTCAAAAAAGCAGGGATAAAACATTATATTCTAAACGCTAAACAGCACGAAAAAGAGGCCTATGTTATCGCACAAGCAGGCAGGCCGGGTGCGGTTATGGTTGCAACTAATATGGCGGGTAGAGGAACGGATATTCAGCTTGGTGGCAATGCGGATTTGCTTATTGAAGAAAAAATTTTGCAGCTAAAACAATCTGGAATTACTGACGCAAAAATTTTTGAAGATGCTGCAAACAAGATAAAATCTGAAGTTGAGCGAGATAAAGAAATTGTAAAACAAGCTGGCGGGCTTTGTGTAATCGGCACTGAAAGGCACGAAAGCCGCAGGATTGATAATCAGCTTCGCGGTAGATCAGGCAGGCAAGGCGATAATGGTTATTCAAAATTTTTCCTCTCTGCAGAAGATGATTTAATTAGAATTTTCGGTGCAGATAAAAAAATGGATTGGGTGCTTGGCAAAATGGGAACACCAGGTGAGCCTATAGAACACCCGCTAATTACCAGAATGATGGAGAAAGCACAAGCAAGGGTGGAAGCCAGAAACTATGAGATAAGAAAAAACCTCCTCAAGTTTGATGATGTAATGAATGAGCAACGCAAAGTTATTTATGATCAGCGAATAAATATTATGCGTTCGGAAAATGTTCGTGAAAAAGTTACTGAAATTATTGATGCAACGCTTGATAAAATTGTCAGCACTTACATACCAAAAAATTCTTATAAAGAGCAATGGCAAATTGACGCCCTAAAAATTGATGTGAACAAAATTTTTGGCTTAAACCCTAATGTTTCAAGCTGGCTTGATAATGATGAAATTGACGATGAAAAAATCTTTAACCTCATTTTTGATGAGCTAGAAAATTTTATCAAAAAGCGTGATAATGAATTTTCGCAAGCCTCAATGTATGATCTTGAAAAACGCATTATGCTTTTCAGCCTTGACGAAGTTTGGAAGGAGCATCTGCACTTTTTAGATATGCTAAGACAGGGGATTAACCTTCGCTCATATGCTCAAAAAGATCCGTTAAACGAATATAAGCAAGAGGCATTTGAGGCTTTTGGGCTGATGATTGAGAGCTTCAACGAAAAATTTTTAACAAGGCTTTTCCATATTCATATTCAAAATGATGAGGAGATTGCTGAGGAATTTAGAAGATTACAAGAGCAGAAAAATCAAAAAATTCACGCAACTCATATTGATCCAAATAGCAAATTTGGTTTTTCTGGATCGCAAATGAACCCTAGTGAAAATGGTCAAAGGCAGGCTCAAGTTACAATTCGCACGCATATAAAATCAGAGGATAGAAATCCAAATGATCCTAGCACTTGGGGCAAAGTTTCTCGCAATGAGCCTTGCCCTTGCGGAAGTGGTCAAAAATACAAAAACTGCCACGGAAAAATTTAGTTTGTGTATTCACTTCATTCCCGCGGAAGCGGGAATTCATAAAATAGACTAGATACCCGCTTACGCGGGTATGAAATATGAAGTTAAGTGATGACACTAGCTGTTTTACCATTAACCCCGCAACAAGTGCGGGGTGACATTCTATTATAAGGCATCAGATTTCATTCAAAACATCAGATAAATAAAGGTGATAATCAGAGGATTTGCTGTAATTGCCGATTAATTCTTCAAACTGATTTTTAGAAATAAATTTTTTTCTGAATGCAATTTCTTCTAAGCAAGCAATTTTTATACCTTGCCTTTTTTCAATAGTTTGAATGAAATTTGCCGAATCCAAAAGGGAATCAGGTGTGCCGGCATCAAGCCAAGCAAAGCCTTTACCAACGCTGATTACATTAAGCTCGCCCTTTTCCATATAGGCTTTGTTGACATCAGTAATTTCAAGCTCCCCCCTTGCGGAGGGCTTGAGATTCTTAGCAATTTCAACAACATTTTTATCATAAAAATATAAACCTGTTACCGCCCAATTTGATTTTGGCTGCTTAGGTTTTTCCTCAATTGAAATTGCTTTGTTGTTTTTATCAAGTTCAACAACGCCGTATCTTTGTGGGTCGCTAACTCTATATGCCATCACTGAAGCACCTTTTTTTATGTTAAGAGCGTTTTGAAAATCTGCACTTATTTCATTTCCTAAAATTTCAGAGCCGTAAAAAATATTATCACCAAGTATCAAGCAAGAGGAATCACCATTGATAAAATCTTCCGCGATCAAGAAAGCCTGTGCAATTCCTTCAGGTTTTTCCTGAACTTTGTAAGAGAATTTCACACCATATTGAGAACCACTACCAAGAAAATTTTCAATGATTGGTAAATCTCTAGGCGTGCTAATAATCAGAATTTCTTTGATGCCAAAATTCATTAATATCGCCAGTGGATAATGAATCATTGGCTTATCATAAACCGGCAGAATCTGCTTACTGATTGCGTTTGTCATAGGCTGTAAGCGTGTTCCGCTGCCACCTGCTAAAATTATTCCTTTCATAAAGTTAGTTGTTAGAGTTTAGACCCCTTGGGTTTCCAGCCTCATCAAAGGCTTTAGCCCCGAGTAAAAAATTTATTCCGCCTGCTAAGCGAGCTTTATATTTTATCGCTTTTAATTTATTAAAGCTAATTATGTAAAGCAAATATTTTAACAAATAACTAAAACTTAAACTTAAAGATTTCTTTCTAAAGTTTTGAAGTGATAAATGTTTTTTGTAAAAATAAAATTTTGACCAAGAAGAATGCCAATATTTCAAATATTCAATTTTTGGATTAGGCGTTGAAGATTTTCCAACCAAATGTTTTAGCAGAATATTTTTACAAATTAATATCTCAAACCCTGCTTTTTCTATGCGTTTGCAGAGATCAGTTTCTTCGTAATAGAGGAAAATATTTTCATCAAAAAAGCCGATTTTTTTAAGATTTTCCATCTTAAAAAGCATAGTTGCACCAACTACCCAATTTGTTTTTTCAGCAATAAAATTTTCAGATTTTATATATTCATTTTCATCAGTTGCTGGTGCTAAAACGCCAAGATTTTTTGTATTTTTTGCAACTTCCAGCAGGTTTATAATTGCGGCTTCATCAGAAATTATATCTGGGTTTAGCAAAAAAGCGTAATCAGTTGAAAGACTCTGCAAGCCTAGATTTGCACCCCTGCCATAGCCGAGATTTTTTTCAGATTTTATTATTTTTACTTCTGGAAAATTATCCCTCACAAAATCGGCAGTTCCATCTTTGCTTGCATTATCAACAATTATAATCTCAAATTTTTGATAAATATCCTTTAGGAATTGCGAAATTATTTCCTTGCTGTTATAGGTTACTGAGATAATTGTTAAATCTTGATTTTTCATGGAATATAAAAAATTTATAACCCGTAACATAGCGATTCAAAATAAATCCGCAAATTATAATCGTTTGTGCGTTTTTTCTCATTTTGATCGGGATTCAAAAATTGATGATTATGTTTTGCATTACTTAAAAGCCTTGAAGTCAGCTGATTGTGATATAATTTTTGTTAGTAACTGCCCCAATATTGATGATTCTGAAATCGCAAAAATTGAAAATCTTGCCCATAGAATAATCTTGCGAAAAAATGAAGGTTATGATTTTGCCTGCTATCTAACTGGTTTTTATGAGGAAACCGAGAAGGAAAAATATAAGCAAATAATCTTCGCAAATGATAGTGTTTACGGGCCTTTCTATAATTTGAATAAAGTTTTTAACGCTATGCAACCCAAAAATTTAGATATGTGGGGCATTAGCGATAATGTTGCGAGTGTTTATCATATTCAATCTTATTTCTTAAGTTTTTCAACTAAGATGCTGAAATTTTTAGATAATCATTTCCGAGCTTTCAAATTTGAAAATGATAAGGAAAACATTGTTACAAATAATGAAGTAAATTTAAGCAGAAAGGCTTTGGAGCAAGGTTTTAGCTTGGGTGCGTTCTGCCCACACGCAGATGTTCTTGCATTTGAAAGCACGAATTTTGATGAAAAATATATCGCAAAAATTAAGAAAAATATTTCTGAAAATTTATTTTACAAAGGTGGAATTAAAAAGTTTTTTTCAAAAAAATTAAATCGTGAAATAAATTTTAGAAAATATTTTGATACTTATTTGACGCCTCATCTTTCAAGCTGGTATTCGCAAATTCAATATTTTAATGCACCTTTTATAAAAACTTCTCTGCTCAAAGACCCGCGATTAGTTCATTATCACAGCTTTTTATATCGTGAGGTGATAAAAAATAAATATCCAGAATTTGATTTGGCTTTGATAGAAAATCATCTAAATAGAGTTAGAAATTTAAGTTTGTAGTTTTTTAATTTTATCATATTACAAATTGTCACCCCGCATTTATTGCGGGGTTAATGGTTGAAAATATATATAAACCTTAGTTTTGAGCGTGTTTTATAATTAACCCCGCAATAAATGCGGGGTGACATTAGCTGAGATTTTGATAAAAAATATAATTAAATAATGAAAACGATATTAGTTACAGGCGGTTTAGGTTTTATTGGTAGCAATTTTGTTCTGCAAGAAATTGCTTCTGGCAACAGGGTTATAAACCTTGATAAAGTTACTTACGCCGCAAATTACGCCAATGTTAAACCCGTTGAAAGCAATGCAAATTA encodes the following:
- the secA gene encoding preprotein translocase subunit SecA, coding for MFSSLLKSIFGTSNERYLKSLSNIVEKINSFEVDLQILSDEQLANKTIYFKEKLADGQTLDDILPEAFAVVRETSKRVLGQRHYDVQLIGGIVLHQGKIAEMRTGEGKTLVATLATYLNALSGKGVHIVTVNDYLAKRDAEWMGKIYKFLQLSVGVIVHGQTDDEKREAYACDITYGTNNEYGFDYLRDNMKFSLEEMTQRPFNFAIVDEVDSILIDEARTPLIISGPVEDRSDLYQKINKYIPKLDEKDFEKDEKNHSIVLTEEGNNKLEILFREDGIIREASTLYDVENLSVVHHANQALKAHKLFTRDKDYLVKEGKILIIDEFTGRVLEGRRYSDGLHQAIEAKEGVKIQSENQTLASITFQNYFRLYPKLSGMTGTASTEAAEFQDIYNLEVIEIPTNKAVARIDDEDHIYRTEIEKFEAITKLIIECNQKNQPVLAGTASVEKSELLSKHLKKAGIKHYILNAKQHEKEAYVIAQAGRPGAVMVATNMAGRGTDIQLGGNADLLIEEKILQLKQSGITDAKIFEDAANKIKSEVERDKEIVKQAGGLCVIGTERHESRRIDNQLRGRSGRQGDNGYSKFFLSAEDDLIRIFGADKKMDWVLGKMGTPGEPIEHPLITRMMEKAQARVEARNYEIRKNLLKFDDVMNEQRKVIYDQRINIMRSENVREKVTEIIDATLDKIVSTYIPKNSYKEQWQIDALKIDVNKIFGLNPNVSSWLDNDEIDDEKIFNLIFDELENFIKKRDNEFSQASMYDLEKRIMLFSLDEVWKEHLHFLDMLRQGINLRSYAQKDPLNEYKQEAFEAFGLMIESFNEKFLTRLFHIHIQNDEEIAEEFRRLQEQKNQKIHATHIDPNSKFGFSGSQMNPSENGQRQAQVTIRTHIKSEDRNPNDPSTWGKVSRNEPCPCGSGQKYKNCHGKI
- the rfbA gene encoding glucose-1-phosphate thymidylyltransferase RfbA, with translation MKGIILAGGSGTRLQPMTNAISKQILPVYDKPMIHYPLAILMNFGIKEILIISTPRDLPIIENFLGSGSQYGVKFSYKVQEKPEGIAQAFLIAEDFINGDSSCLILGDNIFYGSEILGNEISADFQNALNIKKGASVMAYRVSDPQRYGVVELDKNNKAISIEEKPKQPKSNWAVTGLYFYDKNVVEIAKNLKPSARGELEITDVNKAYMEKGELNVISVGKGFAWLDAGTPDSLLDSANFIQTIEKRQGIKIACLEEIAFRKKFISKNQFEELIGNYSKSSDYHLYLSDVLNEI
- a CDS encoding glycosyltransferase family 2 protein, giving the protein MKNQDLTIISVTYNSKEIISQFLKDIYQKFEIIIVDNASKDGTADFVRDNFPEVKIIKSEKNLGYGRGANLGLQSLSTDYAFLLNPDIISDEAAIINLLEVAKNTKNLGVLAPATDENEYIKSENFIAEKTNWVVGATMLFKMENLKKIGFFDENIFLYYEETDLCKRIEKAGFEILICKNILLKHLVGKSSTPNPKIEYLKYWHSSWSKFYFYKKHLSLQNFRKKSLSLSFSYLLKYLLYIISFNKLKAIKYKARLAGGINFLLGAKAFDEAGNPRGLNSNN
- a CDS encoding rhamnan synthesis F family protein; its protein translation is MEYKKFITRNIAIQNKSANYNRLCVFSHFDRDSKIDDYVLHYLKALKSADCDIIFVSNCPNIDDSEIAKIENLAHRIILRKNEGYDFACYLTGFYEETEKEKYKQIIFANDSVYGPFYNLNKVFNAMQPKNLDMWGISDNVASVYHIQSYFLSFSTKMLKFLDNHFRAFKFENDKENIVTNNEVNLSRKALEQGFSLGAFCPHADVLAFESTNFDEKYIAKIKKNISENLFYKGGIKKFFSKKLNREINFRKYFDTYLTPHLSSWYSQIQYFNAPFIKTSLLKDPRLVHYHSFLYREVIKNKYPEFDLALIENHLNRVRNLSL